The Caldisericum exile AZM16c01 region GTCGAGGACTTCTTCGTTTATATCCTGGGTAGAAATTTCAAACTTTTTTAATGCAAGAACAAATTTTTCGTCGAAATCTTTCCTCAATTCAACATATCTTTTGGACACATCGAGGAAATTTTTCATCAAACCTTCAAGTTTGTCTTTTAAAAGTTTATGTCCTCTTTTAGCAAGAACAAGCCTCTCCTTTAAACGGAGAAGCTCCATTCTTGTTGGATTTACATTAAGAAGCATTGCTCTCTACCTCTTTTTTAAGGTACTTCGAAAGATACTTTTCAATGAATTGAGGTTTAACTCTCTTAAGTTCTTCAACAGGAAGCATTGAAAGGAGTTTCCAACCAATTTCAAGAGTTTCCTCTATAGACCTATTTTCATATTCGCCTTGTTTTACGAAGTTTCTTTCAAACTCATCTGCGAATTTTACGTGCATTAAGTCAACGGGAGTTAATGCGCTTTCACCCAATACTGTTAGGAGTTCACGTGCTTCTCTTCCTCTTGCATAACTTGCAAAGAGCTGGTTCATAATACTTGCGTGATCTTCTCTTGTTTTCCCAGGACCAATTCCTTTATCTTTTAGCCTCGACAAACTTGGCAAAACATCTATTGGTGGATAAATGCCTTGCTGATACAAACTTCTACTCAAGAAAATCTGCCCTTCGGTAATATAACCGGTTAAGTCTGGAATTGGGTGGGTTTTATCATCTTCTGGCATTGTTAAAACTGGTATTTGAGTAATTGATCCTTTTTTACCTTTAATTCTTCCTGCTCTTTCATAAATTGTTGCAAGATCGGTATACATATATCCAGGATATCCTCTACGCCCAGGCACTTCCTTTCTTGCAGCAGAAATCTCACGGAGCGCTTCACAATAGTTAGTCATGTCAGTCATTATTACAAGGACATGCATTCCAAGTTCAAATGCAAGGTACTCTGCAGCAGTTAATCCAAACCTTGGAGTTGCAATTCTTTCAATTACAGGATCATTTCCTAAATTGATAAACATGACTGCTCTTTCCAATGCACCAGATTCCCTAAAACTCTTTATGAAAAAGTTTGCCTCTTCAAAGGTAATACCCATTGCCACAAAAACTACAGCAAATTTTTCCTCTTTACCTAAAACCTTTGCTTGCCTTGCTATTTGTGCGGCAAGTTGAGCATGTGGCAACCCAGATCCAGAAAATATTGGAAGTTTCTGACCTCGCACAAGAGTATTTAATCCATCAATTGCAGAAATACCTGTTTGTATGAATTCAGATGGATAGTCTCTTGCATATGGATTGATAGGACTTCCATTAATGTCAAATTTCTTGTCTGGAATTAAAGGTGGTGCTCCATCAATAGGCTTTCCAGAACCATCAAAAATTCTTCCTAAAATATCAGGCGAAACACCCAATTCAACACCGTGTCCCAAAAATTTTACTTTAACTTCTCCAAGGCTCAAGCCCGAAGTTCCTTCAAAAACCTGAATGAGAGCCATATTTCCATTAACTTCAAGGACTTGCCCTCTTTTTATTGTTCCGTCAGCGGTCTTTATTTCAACAATTTCATTGTAAGTTGCCTTTTCTACATTATCAACTAAAAGTAATGGACCTGCAATTTCTTTAGCAGTTGTATATTCCTTAGGCATGTTCCACCTCACTTAAAAGAGACTCAAAGGATTGCTTAATTTTTTCCTCAAGTTCGTCAAATTTTTCAAGATTCTTTTCGGGGATAAATTTCGCCCTTGATATTTCAACTCGTACGGGGAGGGTTATAATTTGTTCAAGTTCAACACTTTTCTTTAATGCATCTTCTGCAAGTTCCGCAAAGGCAAAAATTAACCTTATCATCCTATATTGCTTCTTTAAAGAAGTGTATGTATCTTCTGGGTCAAATGCATCTTGCTGTAGGAAGTCCTCTCTTATGGAGCGGGCAATTTCAAGTGTAAGTCTATCATGCGGGGAGAGTGCATCAATACCAACAAGCCTTACCATCTCTTGTAATTCTGCCTCTTTTCTTAAGATGGAAAGTGCTCTTGCCCTGTAATTAGTCCATCCAACTCCCGCGTTCTTATCATAAAATTCCTTTAACTGATCTGCATACAATGAATAACTTCTAAGCCAATGGATTGCAGGGAAGTGTCTTGCATACGCTAAAGATGCGTCAAGAGACCAGAAAACCCTTACAGTTCGAAGCGTCGCTTGAACTACTGGATCCGACAAATCTCCACCTGGTGGTGATACGGCACCAATAACACTCAAGCTTGAAACTGCCTCATTTTTACCAAGGATATAAACCTTTCCTGCTCTTTCATAGAAAGAAGAAATACGTGATGCAAGATACGCTGGATATCCTTCTTCACCAGGCATTTCCTCAAGTCTTCCAGACATTTCTCTCATCGCCTCTGCCCAACGAGATGTTGAATCCGCCATTAGAGCAACATTATAACCCATATCTCTATAATACTCAGCAATAGTAATACCAGTGAATACTGACGCTTCTCTTGCTGCAACTGGCATATTTGAGGTATTTGCAACAAGGACAGTCCTTTCCATAAGAGGTCTACCAGATTTTGGGTCTTTGAGTTCGGGGAATTCAATGAGAACATCTGTCATTTCATTTCCTCTTTCTCCGCATCCAATAAACACAATAACGTCTGCGTCAGCCCATTTAGATAACTGATGCTGAACTACGGTTTTTCCGCTTCCAAAAGGCCCAGGGACACAAGCAGTTCCGCCTTTTGCAATGGGAAAGAACATATCGATTGTTCTTTGACCAGTTACAAGTGGTTCATCTGGTGGAATACGAGTTTTAACAGGTCTTGCAAATCTTACAGGCCATTTATGATACATTTTTAATTCAATTTCCTTATCGCCATCTTTAAGGACTGCAACAACTGTTTCAATATTGTAATCACCCTCGCCTATAATTTTTATAACAGTGCCTTTTGTGTTTGGTGGTACAAGGATTTTATGCTTTATAATTGGAGTTTCCTGAACTTCACCTAAAACATCGTTTGAGGAAACTTCTTCACCAACCTTTGCAACAGGAACAAAGTGAAAGAGTTTTTCCCGATTAAGTGGTGTTGCGAAAATTCCTCTTTGGACAAACTCACCATACTTTGCCATTAGTTCATCAAGTGGTCTTTGAACACCGTCATATATTGAGCCGATAAGTCCAGGTCCAAGTTCAACACTAAGAGGCATACCTGTTGAATATACAGGCTCCCCTGGCCCGATACCTGATGTATCTTCATAGACCTGAATTGAAGACAAATTACCCCTTACTTCAATTATTTCACCAAAGAGCCTCTTTTCCCCAACATACACCATTTCATACATTTTTGCGTTGGGTATATCACTTGCAACTACAAGAGGCCCAGCGACTTTTACAATCTTACCAATTCTTTCCTCCATATCTATTTTCCTCCAACAGTTTTTCCCAAAATATTAATGCCAACTGCTTTCTCAACCACTTCGCCTATCATTTTTACAGTTTCTCCACTTTTTTCAATTGTTGGTAGCATCATGATTGTAGGAAGTGGTGCAGTCTTTTTACTCACAATGTCTTTAACCACGTCTACATATATCTCTTCTGTCAGGATAATAGCATAATCGCCACTTTTTAAAATTTCTTTTAGCTTGCTTGCAAGTTCAGTGCTATTTTCGGCATAGTACATATCGATTCCAAAACTCTTCAAAAGTATTCCAAGTCTCTTTCTTCCTACAAAAGCAATTTTATTCATATGCAAACTCCAACTCTGGAATTTCTTTAGGATCTACTCCATAGTAAAGAGCATAAGCAAGTTTCTGAAGAAGGCTTGCTTCATTGCTCAACTTTAGAAGGTAAACGAAAATCGGCTCAATTCCCTCATTTAAATATTTTCCTTTAGAAAATGTCTCTCTCAAAGTATCTAATACAAGTGTTTCATATGATTCTACAAGATATTCCTCTGAATACAACCCTTTCGATTCATTAAGAAACAATTCAAATTCCAAAAAGTCTTTAAATTTTGAAACAATTTCTGGGTATTTCAAACGTTCTTTTATGTAGGCTAATATTTTATTAAAATTCATCTCCGATATGAAATTGTTTTTTACGAAGTTGTAATTTCTCATAAGCGTAGAGAGAATAACATTTTTTGTATATGACTTATAAAAGTTTAATAAAAACTCACTTTTGGTTTGCTCGGCGTTTCTCAGAAGAAAATTGAGGTAATATACATCGACTACCAAAGGTTTTAAATAAGAAGGATAGTCTC contains the following coding sequences:
- a CDS encoding V-type ATP synthase subunit B produces the protein MPKEYTTAKEIAGPLLLVDNVEKATYNEIVEIKTADGTIKRGQVLEVNGNMALIQVFEGTSGLSLGEVKVKFLGHGVELGVSPDILGRIFDGSGKPIDGAPPLIPDKKFDINGSPINPYARDYPSEFIQTGISAIDGLNTLVRGQKLPIFSGSGLPHAQLAAQIARQAKVLGKEEKFAVVFVAMGITFEEANFFIKSFRESGALERAVMFINLGNDPVIERIATPRFGLTAAEYLAFELGMHVLVIMTDMTNYCEALREISAARKEVPGRRGYPGYMYTDLATIYERAGRIKGKKGSITQIPVLTMPEDDKTHPIPDLTGYITEGQIFLSRSLYQQGIYPPIDVLPSLSRLKDKGIGPGKTREDHASIMNQLFASYARGREARELLTVLGESALTPVDLMHVKFADEFERNFVKQGEYENRSIEETLEIGWKLLSMLPVEELKRVKPQFIEKYLSKYLKKEVESNAS
- a CDS encoding V-type ATP synthase subunit A; the encoded protein is MEERIGKIVKVAGPLVVASDIPNAKMYEMVYVGEKRLFGEIIEVRGNLSSIQVYEDTSGIGPGEPVYSTGMPLSVELGPGLIGSIYDGVQRPLDELMAKYGEFVQRGIFATPLNREKLFHFVPVAKVGEEVSSNDVLGEVQETPIIKHKILVPPNTKGTVIKIIGEGDYNIETVVAVLKDGDKEIELKMYHKWPVRFARPVKTRIPPDEPLVTGQRTIDMFFPIAKGGTACVPGPFGSGKTVVQHQLSKWADADVIVFIGCGERGNEMTDVLIEFPELKDPKSGRPLMERTVLVANTSNMPVAAREASVFTGITIAEYYRDMGYNVALMADSTSRWAEAMREMSGRLEEMPGEEGYPAYLASRISSFYERAGKVYILGKNEAVSSLSVIGAVSPPGGDLSDPVVQATLRTVRVFWSLDASLAYARHFPAIHWLRSYSLYADQLKEFYDKNAGVGWTNYRARALSILRKEAELQEMVRLVGIDALSPHDRLTLEIARSIREDFLQQDAFDPEDTYTSLKKQYRMIRLIFAFAELAEDALKKSVELEQIITLPVRVEISRAKFIPEKNLEKFDELEEKIKQSFESLLSEVEHA
- a CDS encoding V-type ATPase subunit, whose translation is MVNFSFKIEPKSFYDFLCGRVKVLETNLISESLFKELVRKDFKGFIEVLQNYPYKNFLTSDDFESVRNAIDKRKETEFEEFSKFGLESFINVFFKTQEYFLLLKKISLGNVIENDFTHLLFESPQSLPTEFTECFEELKRDYPSYLKPLVVDVYYLNFLLRNAEQTKSEFLLNFYKSYTKNVILSTLMRNYNFVKNNFISEMNFNKILAYIKERLKYPEIVSKFKDFLEFELFLNESKGLYSEEYLVESYETLVLDTLRETFSKGKYLNEGIEPIFVYLLKLSNEASLLQKLAYALYYGVDPKEIPELEFAYE
- a CDS encoding V-type ATP synthase subunit F → MNKIAFVGRKRLGILLKSFGIDMYYAENSTELASKLKEILKSGDYAIILTEEIYVDVVKDIVSKKTAPLPTIMMLPTIEKSGETVKMIGEVVEKAVGINILGKTVGGK